Proteins encoded in a region of the Zea mays cultivar B73 chromosome 2, Zm-B73-REFERENCE-NAM-5.0, whole genome shotgun sequence genome:
- the LOC103648145 gene encoding SKP1-like protein 1, giving the protein MAEKKMLTLRSSDCEEFEVEEAVLMKSEIIRFMIEDDCADNVIPLANVNSKTLALVIEYCNKHVHADAAETTSASSAGGGGEVDLKKWDAEFVKVAPATLFDLIMAANYLDIKGLQGLTCRAVVDMIQGKSPEEIRKTFNIKNDLTKEEEDAIRSENSWAFDPLPVRSSGPRWLLLALISIASLLVCSYLLI; this is encoded by the coding sequence ATGGCTGAGAAGAAGATGCTTACGCTGAGGAGCTCCGACTGCGAGGAGTTCGAGGTGGAGGAGGCGGTGTTGATGAAGTCAGAGATCATTCGCTTCATGATCGAGGACGACTGCGCCGACAACGTCATCCCGCTCGCCAACGTGAATTCCAAGACTCTCGCCCTGGTCATCGAGTACTGCAACAAGCACGTCCACGCCGACGCCGCGGAGACCACCAGCGCCTCATCAGCTGGGGGCGGCGGCGAGGTCGACCTCAAGAAGTGGGACGCGGAGTTCGTCAAGGTCGCGCCGGCGACGCTCTTCGACCTCATCATGGCTGCCAACTATCTCGACATCAAGGGGTTGCAGGGCCTGACCTGCCGGGCGGTGGTCGACATGATCCAGGGCAAGTCACCGGAGGAGATCCGCAAGACCTTCAACATCAAGAACGACTTAACCAAAGAGGAGGAGGACGCGATCCGTAGCGAGAACTCCTGGGCCTTCGACCCGCTCCCCGTCCGTAGTAGTGGACCGCGGTGGTTACTGTTAGCTTTGATCTCGATTGCTAGTTTGCTCGTCTGCAGTTATCTTCTGATCTGA
- the LOC109944626 gene encoding probable methyltransferase PMT14 has product MYGNGSLFCCNGRLFCCNGRCPALLLKVQRTVKGMRWKTLLANHEDGPNVPEKVLFAVKRYWTAAGEGTAAEEKTPGSSSVAGDGGGRLAAFSLCRLFQNA; this is encoded by the coding sequence ATGTACGGGAACGGGAGTCTGTTTTGTTGCAACGGCCGCCTGTTTTGTTGCAACGGCCGCTGTCCTGCACTCCTGCTCAAGGTGCAGAGGACGGTGAAGGGGATGCGGTGGAAGACGCTGCTAGCAAACCATGAGGACGGCCCCAACGTGCCTGAGAAGGTGCTCTTCGCTGTCAAGCGGTACTGGACAGCCGCCGGCGAAGGCACGGCAGCAGAGGAGAAGACGCCGGGCAGCTCTTCAGTAGCAGGTGATGGAGGTGGACGGCTGGCTGCTTTCAGTTTGTGTCGCCTTTTTCAGAACGCTTGA